One window of Kryptolebias marmoratus isolate JLee-2015 linkage group LG3, ASM164957v2, whole genome shotgun sequence genomic DNA carries:
- the ptpn9b gene encoding tyrosine-protein phosphatase non-receptor type 9: protein MAEALTTQEQLAVEEFLGEVRSRELPHSAGLVSQPTAVKFLMARKFDVSRAIDLFQAYKNTRIKEGIININPDEEPLRSELLSGKFTVLPGRDAKGAALALFTARLHRPNVTTHKAVLQAIIYQLDKAIESVQTQRDGLIFIYDMTNSTYGNFDYDLCVKILDLLKGAFPARLKCVFIVSSPLWFRAPFAVLRLFVREKLRERVCTVKAHELASHIPVSSLPEHLGGTSQYSHVAWIHSCVNMQTNTVQGDTQEHDTHDCVGSLLRSYSLDNSNTSIGTTLPHTHVNAQLGSERAVAYSNCYGDSNANPHNHFDAVEGRTRGPGQYQQSSNSGADKSQGNHQHWNGSAVSAANTGVGGPNTNINGRGCQAPPHSDTSADTPTLSHKDDGDAADGEAAHSANRPQDETAKEEDVEGEEEEGVPPLPQKSLPRQLNQPPSQSPPLSSSWGPDDDDDDENHYTEVSVHMPDQGGMTVHELVEYVKRKKKRGIYQEYEEIRKEPPAGTFDYSKKMSNQIKNRYSDVLCLDQSRVRLCQLCDDEDETSDYINASFMDGYKRSNAYIATQGPLPKTFVDFWRMVWEQMVLIIVMTTRVIERGRVKCGQYWPLEEGRTEQHGYFLVRNTHIQAFQDFKLSHLELYNTQSGEKREVYHYLYVSWPDFGVPKSASAMLDFREHVLQTRKAAVHNLGSSWRGPPGGPPVIVHCSAGIGRTGTFCTLDICLSQLADVGTVDVHQTVRRMRTQRAFSIQTWDQYYFCYTAVIEYAQRHGKLSPVQWSDSDLETDSE from the exons ATGGCGGAAGCCTTGACAACTCAGGAGCAGCTG GCTGTGGAGGAGTTCCTGGGTGAGGTGCGTAGCAGGGAGCTACCTCACAGCGCCGGGCTCGTCTCCCAACCTACAGCTGTTAAGTTTCTTATGGCCCGGAAGTTTGATGTCTCCAGAGCCATCGATCTATTCCAAGCATATAAG AACACAAGAATCAAAGAAGGCATCATCAATATAAACCCAGACGAGGAGCCCCTGCGCTCCGAGCTGCTGAGTGGCAAATTCACAGTCCTG CCCGGTCGAGATGCTAAGGGTGCAGCTCTAGCACTCTTCACTGCCCGCCTCCATCGGCCGAATGTCACCACCCATAAGGCTGTTCTACAAGCCATCATCTATCAGCTGGACAAAGCCATAGAGAG tgtACAAACTCAGAGGGATGgactcatatttatttatgacatGACAAACTCAACTTACGGAAACTTTGACTACGATCTCTGTGTCAAGATCCTTGATTTGCTCAAG GGAGCATTTCCAGCTCGTCTAAAATGTGTCTTCATTGTGTCCTCTCCACTCTGGTTCCGAGCACCTTTTGCCGTTCTTCGCCTTTTTGTGCGAGAAAAGCTTAGAGAAAGG GTATGCACAGTGAAAGCACATGAGTTGGCCAGTCACATCCCAGTATCCTCCCTTCCTGAACATCTGGGCGGGACATCCCAGTACAGCCACGTAGCTTGGATCCACTCCTGTGttaacatgcaaacaaacaccGTTCAGGGCGACACACAAGAACACGACACACATGATTGCGTGGGCAGCTTGTTGCGCTCTTACAGCTTGGACAACAGCAACACAAGCATAGGCACCACGCTGCCCCACACACACGTCAACGCACAGTTGGGTTCAGAGAGAGCCGTGGCGTACTCTAACTGCTACGGCGACAGCAATGCTAACCCACACAACCACTTTGACGCAGTGGAGGGCAGGACTCGAGGCCCAGGCCAGTACCAGCAGAGCTCAAACTCTGGTGCCGACAAGTCGCAGGGGAACCACCAACACTGGAACGGTTCAGCGGTGAGCGCAGCCAACACCGGTGTGGGTGGCCCGAATACGAACATAAACGGCCGCGGCTGCCAAGCACCTCCCCACTCAGATACTTCCGCCGACACGCCGACGCTCTCACACAAAGATGACGGAGATGCAGCAGATGGAGAAGCAGCGCACTCTGCCAACAGGCCTCAGGATGAGACGGCAAAGGAGGAAGATGTGGAGGGCGAAGAGGAGGAAGGGGTGCCTCCGTTGCCTCAGAAATCCCTGCCTCGCCAGCTCAACCAGCCTCCCTCGCAGTCCCCGCCTTTGTCTTCATCGTGGGgtcctgatgatgatgatgatgatgagaacCACTACACTGAGGTGTCCGTTCACATGCCAGACCAGGGAGGCATGACGGTGCATGAGCTGGTGGAGTAcgtgaagaggaagaagaagaggggcaTCTATCAGGAGTACGAGGAGATCCGCAAGGAGCCTCCAGCTGGCACCTTTGACTATTCAAA GAAAATGTCCAATCAAATTAAGAACCGGTACAGCGATGTTCTCTGCCTGGACCAGTCACGAGTGCGACTCTGTCAGCTctgtgatgatgaagatgag acatCAGATTACATAAATGCCAGTTTCATGGATGGGTACAAGAGGAGCAACGCTTACATCGCTACTCAGG GTCCTTTGCCAAAAACCTTTGTTGACTTCTGGCGAATGGTTTGGGAACAGATGGTACTTATCATTGTCATGACCACCAG GGTTATAGAGCGAGGACGTGTCAAATGTGGTCAGTACTGGCCTCTGGAGGAGGGCAGGACAGAACAGCACGGATACTTCTTGGTTAGGAATACACATATCCAGGCCTTTCAGGACTTTAAGCTCTCCCATCTTGAACTGTACAACACACAG tctggaGAAAAACGGGAAGTATACCACTACCTCTATGTCAGCTGGCCAGACTTTGGGGTGCCTAAAAGTGCTTCCGCCATGTTGGACTTCCGTGAGCACGTCCTTCAGACACGGAAGGCTGCAGTCCACAACCTGGGGTCTAGCTGGAGGGGGCCTCCAGGGGGCCCTCCTGTGATTGTGCACTGCAGCGCTGGCATAGGACGCACAG GCACCTTCTGCACACTCGACATCTGCCTGTCCCAGCTGGCGGACGTCGGCACAGTGGACGTTCATCAGACAGTTCGACGGATGCGAACGCAGAGGGCTTTCAGCATCCAGACCTGGGACCAGTACTATTTTTGCTACACAGCAGTCATCGAGTACGCTCAGCGGCACGGGAAATTGAGCCCAGTGCAGTGGTCGGACTCAGACTTGGAAACTGACAGCgagtga
- the melk gene encoding maternal embryonic leucine zipper kinase has translation MPVERTEHRGAAELHRYYEVYETIGSGGFAKVKLGRHILTGEKVAIKIMNKKDLGDDLPRVKLEIEAMKNLSHQHICRLYHVIETSSQIFMVLEYCPGGELFDYIIAKDRLSEQETRVFFRQIVSAMAYVHSQGYAHRDLKPENLLIDEDHNLKLIDFGLCAKPKGGLGYELKTCCGSPAYAAPELIQGKAYIGSEADVWSMGVLLFALLCGYLPFDDDNCMVLYRKITRGKYDNPQWLSPGSILLLNQMMQVDPKRRLTVRHLLDHPWVTKDYNSPVEWHSRQPLDHLDEDCVTEMAVNMKRSRESTTTLVKEWKYDQTTATYLLLLSKKQRGKPVRLRPEPAVCEESPLRQLQAREILQYSEDEDAVIIGSLDFCSDYIDDCQWVSVQHCTPQGVRGRPDGNTNRDTRLVSPSVEMRSTYSPTAERGRMTPQHQHKHRREKDREQTSENKENVAEEKRAQPFALPPPRTPASSKKNARPNRNVLTTPNKNTNINTKSNVGTPKGGDSVSKEQTKKKAAESKDSANIEILAFSPERRSRSLDMAVTEDSGKKKRGGKMFGSLERGLDKVITMLTPSKRRALRDAPRKIKAQYNVTLTSQTNPDQVLNQILSVLPEKNIDFTQKGYTLKCQTWGDFGKVTLAFELEVCLLQRPEVVGVRRQRLKGDAWVYKHLVEDILSTSSI, from the exons ATGCCTGTGGAAAGGACGGAGCACCGCGGAGCCGCAGAGCTGCACAGATATTATGAAGTTTATGAGACCATCGGCTCAG GTGGTTTTGCTAAAGTCAAGCTGGGTCGACACATCCTGACAGGAGAGAAGGTTGCCATTAAAATCATGAATAAGAAAGACCTGGGG GATGACTTGCCTCGTGTAAAGTTGGAGATAGAAGCGATGAAGAACCTGAGTCATCAACACATCTGTCGACTGTACCACGTCATAGAAACGTCTTCACAGATATTCATGGTGCTCGAG TACTGCCCAGGTGGAGAGTTGTTTGATTACATTATAGCAAAGGACCGGCTGTCGGAGCAGGAAACCAGAGTGTTTTTCAGGCAGATTGTGTCAGCGATGGCCTACGTCCACAGCCAAGGATACGCACACAGGGACCTTAAACCG GAAAACCTGCTGATTGATGAGGACCATAACTTGAAGCTCATAGACTTTGGCTTATGTGCCAAACCCAAG GGTGGTTTGGGTTATGAGCTGAAGACTTGTTGTGGGAGTCCAGCATACGCTGCTCCTGAACTCATCCAGGGAAAAGCATATATTGGCTCAGAG GCTGATGTATGGAGCATGGGAGTTCTGCTGTTCGCTCTGCTCTGTGGATACCTCCCCTTTGATGATGACAACTGCATGGTCCTTTACAGGAAGATTACA AGAGGTAAATATGACAACCCGCAGTGGCTCTCTCCAGGTAGTATCCTCCTCCTCAACCAGATGATGCAG GTGGACCCCAAGCGGCGTCTGACTGTCAGACATTTGTTGGACCATCCCTGGGTGACGAAGGACTATAACAGCCCCGTGGAGTGGCACAGCAGGCAGCCG CTCGATCACTTAGATGAAGACTGTGTCACTGAGATGGCAGTCAACATGAAGCGGTCAAGAGAAAGCACCACGACACTTGTGAAAGAG TGGAAGTATGACCAAACCACAGCCacctacctgctgctgctgtcaaagAAGCAGAGGGGAAAGCCTGTTCGCCTGCGTCCTGAACCAGCTGTCTGCGAGGAGTCTCCTCTGCGTCAGCTGCAG GCAAGAGAAATCCTTCAGTACAGTGAGGACGAGGATGCTGTGATCATTGGCTCTTTGGACTTTTGCTCAGACTACATTGACGACTGTCAGTGGGTCTCGGTCCAGCACTGTACGCCCCAGGGAGTCAGAGGTCGGCCGGACGGAAACACTAACAGAGACACA AGGTTGGTCTCACCTTCAGTCGAAATGAGAAGCACTTACAGCCCGACAGCGGAGAGGGGGAGGATGACGCCACAGCACCAGCACAAGCACAGGAGGGAGAAGGACCGCGAACAGACCAGCGAGAACAAGGAGAACGTAGCTGAGGAGAAGAGAGCTCAACCGTTTGCGCTGCCTCCCCCGCGCACCCCCGCATCCAGTAAGAAGAACGCACGCCCCAACAGGAACGTGTTGACCACacccaataaaaacacaaacatcaacacCAAATCCAACGTGGGAACACCCAAAG GTGGTGACAGTGTGTCTAAGGAGCAGACTAAGAAGAAAGCAGCAGAGAGCAAAGATTCTGCAAACATAGAAATACTGGCGTTCAGTCCAGAGCGAAG GTCCAGGTCGCTGGACATGGCTGTCACAGAAGACAGCGGGAAGAAGAAGCGAGGAGGGAAGATGTTTGGTTCCCTGGAGAGAGGCCTGGATAAGGTGATCACCATGCTCACCCCGAGCAAAAGACGAGCCCTGCGGGACGCCCCGCGTAAGATTAAG GCTCAGTATAACGTGACTCTGACCAGTCAGACCAATCCTGATCAGGTCCTCAACCAGATCCTCTCCGTCCTGCCGGAGAAAAACATTGACTTCACGCAGAAAGG GTACACCCTGAAGTGTCAGACGTGGGGCGACTTCGGGAAGGTGACCTTGGCGTTTGAGCTGGAGGTGTGCCTGCTGCAGAGGCCAGAGGTGGTTGGGGTTCGTCGCCAGAGGCTGAAAGGAGATGCTTGGGTTTACAAACATCTGGTGGAGGACATCCTCTCCACATCCAGCATCTGA